A part of Gramella sp. MAR_2010_147 genomic DNA contains:
- a CDS encoding HEPN domain-containing protein, translating into MEYYNCYFEGVFWTPENEDSKIIATLNIDDKGIVTISSLQSLIKGKRMTNEGWNKLKIVFGYINSHDTSKSYSVKLYNVNQIHQSDGALSKFKYQSSNSLISKAFDEDIENLNFNSIMLNSNIVSQWIPITGFKWEPNGYEDKNFKVNQLYEQPKKIEVFKNADYNIYIFFRASAGYPVKRNSYIREEVFFIIETASSFDLKQLYKSKATIERLLNIILFVPFYSTNVEFRSSTGSDYIDLGKSKELSIGRSNPLKFKVFQEHSQEIFTKWFEKQKAFELLIKNFFSVFGQKGVLIENKFLTYVSVLENYHKNNVKKSAILKNRLFNILKNSSFNEKIIDIDKYAEKLKVTRNYHAHLEEKHEKNSLDSKGILYSNRILEVIIHEIMLQELGVSEFKIPQSEDKIIGELNKILE; encoded by the coding sequence TTGGAATATTACAATTGCTATTTCGAAGGTGTTTTTTGGACTCCTGAAAACGAAGATTCTAAAATAATTGCTACACTAAACATTGATGATAAGGGAATCGTTACAATATCTTCTTTACAATCTTTGATAAAAGGTAAAAGAATGACAAATGAAGGATGGAATAAATTAAAAATAGTATTTGGATACATAAATAGCCATGACACTTCAAAAAGTTATTCTGTAAAACTGTATAATGTCAATCAAATTCATCAATCAGACGGTGCATTGTCTAAATTTAAATATCAATCTTCAAATTCTCTAATTTCTAAAGCTTTTGATGAAGACATAGAAAATTTAAACTTTAACTCGATAATGTTAAATTCCAATATTGTTTCGCAATGGATTCCAATTACTGGTTTCAAATGGGAGCCAAATGGTTATGAAGACAAAAATTTTAAGGTCAATCAACTATATGAACAGCCTAAAAAAATTGAAGTTTTTAAAAATGCAGATTATAATATCTATATTTTTTTTAGAGCATCTGCTGGATACCCAGTGAAAAGAAATTCCTATATAAGAGAAGAAGTGTTTTTTATAATCGAGACCGCAAGTTCTTTTGATCTTAAACAACTTTATAAATCAAAGGCTACAATAGAAAGACTGCTAAACATTATTCTATTTGTACCATTTTACTCAACAAATGTTGAATTCAGGTCTTCTACAGGTTCAGATTATATAGATTTAGGTAAAAGTAAAGAGTTATCAATAGGTCGGAGTAATCCGCTAAAATTTAAAGTATTCCAGGAACATTCTCAAGAGATATTCACTAAATGGTTTGAGAAACAAAAGGCATTCGAATTACTAATTAAAAACTTCTTTTCAGTTTTTGGACAAAAAGGGGTTTTGATCGAAAATAAGTTTCTTACATATGTTTCTGTTCTTGAGAATTACCATAAGAATAATGTGAAGAAATCAGCCATTTTAAAAAATAGATTATTTAATATACTTAAAAATTCCAGTTTTAATGAGAAGATAATTGATATCGATAAGTATGCAGAGAAATTAAAAGTTACAAGAAATTATCATGCACATTTGGAAGAGAAACATGAAAAGAATTCATTGGATTCAAAGGGAATTTTATATTCAAATAGAATATTGGAAGTAATAATTCACGAAATAATGTTACAAGAATTAGGCGTTTCGGAATTTAAGATCCCGCAATCAGAAGATAAGATTATTGGTGAATTAAATAAAATTTTGGAGTAA
- a CDS encoding DUF5677 domain-containing protein, which translates to MKEITEIFRKYSNLDLSEHSRSEMELNNLIIKFSKDLGELIDILSRVINHEKHPNYYNLNESTIVGSITRIVKFYQEYIKYQELNKLEIQSLFARPMYESFIISKYLIKNGTQSQRNFRLVSYRARYQNYKKLIELNDNDHPIIKRQLLKLETKLKVDEFSIEDLEQEDNKSNNKKWKLDGKSFWKIHSEVDNADLYSFIYGVGSDAVHGNWQEIFDFHLTRKENGYFGFLNYEKCDCRVIVPMNSIVIEGLLEFLNWNECLTNEIKNGLVKMNEISNSFYTIWEEKFGEILE; encoded by the coding sequence ATGAAGGAAATCACAGAAATTTTTAGAAAATATTCCAATCTCGATTTGTCTGAACATTCAAGATCGGAAATGGAATTAAATAATTTGATAATTAAATTTTCCAAAGATTTAGGAGAATTAATTGACATTCTATCAAGAGTAATTAATCACGAAAAGCATCCAAATTATTACAATTTAAACGAATCAACTATTGTAGGTTCGATTACCAGAATTGTCAAATTTTATCAAGAGTATATAAAGTATCAAGAATTGAACAAACTTGAAATTCAGTCATTATTCGCAAGACCAATGTATGAATCCTTTATAATTTCAAAATATTTGATAAAAAATGGAACTCAATCTCAACGTAATTTTAGATTAGTTTCTTACAGAGCACGATATCAGAATTATAAAAAGTTGATAGAGTTAAATGATAATGACCATCCAATAATAAAGCGTCAATTATTAAAACTAGAAACTAAACTAAAAGTTGATGAGTTTTCCATTGAGGATTTGGAACAAGAAGACAATAAGTCAAATAACAAAAAATGGAAATTAGATGGAAAATCATTTTGGAAAATACATAGCGAAGTTGATAACGCTGACTTATATTCTTTTATTTATGGTGTAGGTTCTGATGCTGTTCACGGAAACTGGCAAGAAATATTTGATTTTCATTTGACGCGTAAAGAAAATGGATATTTTGGATTCTTAAATTATGAAAAATGCGATTGTAGAGTGATTGTGCCAATGAACTCTATAGTTATAGAAGGTCTATTAGAATTTTTGAATTGGAATGAATGTCTAACAAATGAAATTAAAAACGGACTAGTGAAAATGAATGAAATCAGTAACTCCTTTTATACAATTTGGGAAGAAAAATTTGGAGAAATATTAGAATAA
- a CDS encoding cation transporter, with amino-acid sequence MNKSIFEISKMDCPSEENLIRMKLDEIPSIKNLDFDIPNRKLTVFHEGEIQSIEESLNGLKLGTKKIKTEQTDQTEFKENSQQKKLLWSVLVINFAFFIIEMTTGLISKSMGLVADSLDMLADSFVYGISLFAVGGSIVKKKKIANLAGYFQILLALIGFAEVLRRFFGNEKLPDFSTMIIVSILALIANGICLYLLQKSKSKKEAHMKASMIFTSNDIIINVGVIIAALLVNWLNSSKPDLIIGTIVFILVIQGAIRILKIGR; translated from the coding sequence ATGAATAAGTCAATTTTCGAAATTTCAAAAATGGATTGTCCTTCAGAAGAAAATCTGATAAGGATGAAATTAGATGAAATCCCTAGTATTAAAAATCTTGATTTCGATATTCCGAATAGAAAATTAACAGTATTTCACGAAGGTGAAATTCAATCTATAGAAGAATCATTAAACGGACTAAAATTAGGAACCAAAAAAATTAAGACGGAACAAACCGACCAAACTGAATTCAAAGAAAATTCTCAACAAAAGAAATTACTTTGGTCTGTACTAGTAATAAATTTTGCATTTTTTATAATAGAAATGACAACTGGCTTAATCTCAAAATCTATGGGGTTAGTTGCAGATAGTTTAGATATGCTAGCAGATTCTTTTGTTTATGGAATTAGTCTTTTTGCTGTAGGAGGTTCAATCGTAAAAAAGAAAAAAATTGCCAATTTAGCTGGTTATTTTCAAATTTTATTAGCGCTAATTGGATTTGCAGAAGTTCTAAGAAGGTTCTTTGGAAATGAAAAACTGCCTGATTTTTCAACAATGATAATTGTTTCAATTTTAGCATTAATTGCAAATGGAATTTGTTTATACCTGCTTCAAAAATCTAAAAGTAAAAAGGAAGCTCATATGAAAGCGAGTATGATTTTCACCTCAAATGATATAATAATAAATGTAGGTGTTATAATTGCTGCTTTACTAGTCAATTGGTTAAATTCAAGTAAACCAGATTTAATTATTGGAACAATCGTATTCATTCTCGTAATTCAAGGTGCTATAAGAATTTTAAAAATTGGTAGGTAG
- a CDS encoding DPP IV N-terminal domain-containing protein, which yields MKKLLTTIALITICSCKSSKNQVITKQEKLNNEPIAFVSDRDGNPEIYIMDSDGKNVQRLTNSDSLDFSPSWSKVDNKLYFYSKRDGNSEIYSIDIEDKNLIRLTNNPANDVLPVPSPNGNLILFMSDRNSSSKNLYAMEKNGSNIKALTNNRFYEESPDWSPDAKKIIFTRQLRDSSDTSHAGNGEIHLIDSNGSNLIRLTNKDGYDSGAKFSPDGQKIAFYGYNQNQWDLYIMNSDGSNLNNLTNDTIECYSPDWSSNGEWLVYTAGKDGNYNIWKINIKTKERIQLTNTKGRNEGPNWR from the coding sequence ATGAAAAAACTATTAACCACTATCGCTTTAATTACAATTTGCTCTTGTAAAAGTTCCAAAAATCAAGTTATAACTAAACAAGAAAAATTGAATAATGAACCAATCGCTTTTGTAAGTGATAGAGATGGTAATCCAGAAATTTATATTATGGATTCAGATGGGAAAAATGTTCAAAGATTGACGAATAGTGATTCACTTGATTTTAGCCCATCTTGGTCTAAAGTGGATAATAAATTATACTTCTATTCAAAAAGAGATGGTAATTCAGAAATTTACAGTATCGATATTGAAGACAAAAATTTAATTCGATTAACAAATAATCCTGCTAATGATGTTCTACCAGTTCCATCTCCTAATGGCAATCTCATATTATTTATGAGCGATAGAAATTCTTCAAGTAAGAATTTATACGCAATGGAAAAAAATGGATCAAATATAAAAGCATTAACAAATAATAGGTTTTATGAAGAAAGTCCAGATTGGTCTCCAGATGCAAAAAAAATTATATTCACTAGACAACTTAGGGATTCTTCAGATACAAGTCATGCCGGGAATGGTGAAATACATTTAATAGATTCAAATGGAAGTAATCTGATAAGACTAACTAATAAAGATGGTTATGATTCAGGTGCAAAGTTTTCTCCAGATGGTCAAAAAATAGCATTCTATGGTTATAATCAAAATCAGTGGGATTTATATATAATGAATTCAGATGGGAGTAATTTAAATAATTTGACTAATGATACTATTGAGTGTTACTCTCCAGATTGGTCATCAAATGGAGAATGGTTAGTATATACAGCTGGCAAAGATGGAAATTATAACATTTGGAAAATCAATATTAAAACAAAAGAACGTATTCAGTTAACAAATACAAAAGGTAGAAATGAAGGACCGAATTGGAGATAA
- a CDS encoding SIR2 family protein: MSKSKSNVDRNEILEKLAESFIYGNLGLFIGAGMSMDIMNDEWDTKALSWKELINTCAKNFEIDLKSEIKTEGLSYPDIASSLAKIIAENEDITYSAAVKRLKQNIADLTSWYPNKENREDYSKILNKINPNWIITTNYDSIIECLLPDRSISLSPNDQLISPKEIVPIYHLHGVRSNPDSIIITQEDYISLFRPNQYRQQKLALTIKESTTLIIGYGLGDVNVLTALDWTKNVYREQRITYPQDVIQLIKTEIPEFNGYKDHNGITILEFNDLKTILKEIIDFLEIKLEEHNKDQEEIEKIYQEIKSPDEDLVKKFIDDKTYRTNLIKQISENNIQLISGFMELFSKSMEKTWERAQPKNAFFAYDQNLKIHIDILSQIGLEHMPPILLEAIVYQLSRISYFIGDKLGESKAAYKTWNKHNQDIPLETRNEILNICKANNYSFLPSLIRKSIKKKK; encoded by the coding sequence ATGTCGAAAAGCAAATCCAACGTAGATAGAAACGAAATATTAGAAAAACTCGCCGAATCATTTATCTACGGTAATCTAGGATTATTTATAGGGGCAGGAATGTCAATGGATATAATGAATGATGAATGGGATACAAAGGCGCTCTCGTGGAAAGAATTAATTAATACTTGTGCTAAAAATTTTGAAATTGATCTAAAATCAGAAATCAAAACTGAAGGATTATCATACCCAGATATAGCATCAAGTCTAGCCAAAATAATAGCAGAAAACGAAGATATCACATATTCCGCTGCAGTTAAACGTTTGAAACAAAATATCGCTGATTTAACATCTTGGTACCCTAATAAAGAAAATAGGGAGGATTACAGTAAGATTTTAAATAAAATTAATCCTAATTGGATAATTACGACAAATTATGACAGTATAATAGAGTGTTTATTGCCGGATAGAAGTATATCTCTTTCACCAAATGACCAATTAATTTCTCCAAAAGAAATTGTCCCCATATATCATTTACATGGAGTTAGGTCCAATCCTGATTCAATTATTATAACCCAAGAAGATTACATCAGTTTATTCAGGCCAAATCAATATAGACAGCAAAAATTGGCTCTTACCATAAAAGAGTCAACAACTTTAATAATTGGTTACGGACTTGGAGATGTAAATGTTTTGACTGCTCTGGACTGGACAAAAAATGTATACCGAGAACAGAGAATAACCTATCCACAAGATGTTATTCAATTAATCAAAACAGAAATTCCAGAATTTAATGGTTATAAGGATCACAATGGTATAACAATTTTAGAGTTCAATGATCTAAAAACAATTCTTAAGGAAATTATAGACTTTTTGGAAATAAAGCTTGAAGAGCATAACAAAGATCAAGAAGAAATTGAAAAAATATATCAAGAAATTAAAAGCCCTGATGAAGATTTGGTTAAGAAGTTTATAGATGATAAAACATATCGTACAAATCTGATCAAGCAAATTTCCGAAAATAACATTCAATTGATTTCCGGTTTTATGGAACTTTTCTCTAAATCAATGGAAAAAACATGGGAAAGAGCTCAACCCAAAAATGCATTTTTTGCGTATGATCAAAATTTAAAGATCCATATTGACATATTATCGCAAATTGGATTAGAACATATGCCTCCTATTCTTTTAGAAGCAATTGTTTATCAATTATCAAGAATAAGCTATTTTATTGGTGATAAATTAGGTGAAAGCAAAGCTGCATATAAAACCTGGAATAAGCATAACCAAGATATTCCTTTGGAAACTCGTAACGAGATTTTAAATATCTGTAAAGCGAATAATTATTCCTTTTTACCGAGTTTGATTCGCAAATCGATAAAGAAAAAAAAGTGA
- a CDS encoding SIMPL domain-containing protein, which translates to MNKIHILLFCLISITSTAQTENKSKILEIVGSAEISVAPDIGILNINVSEIDLQFDKSINRLNNKSKEISNDLKGLGFEDSAIRTKNFDVRKNTFYRNNKNIDSGYIAKQVIQLKFKNDEKNIGKILKQFSKSNSEFDLNFDFQLSDSLKDNIQKKIIKLATEDAFNKAKLISSTAKIILTEIKEINYGRNFDGEMLLLRKNNSLGYSTKRESSLLEGFTPTEITYSDKIRVIWNIK; encoded by the coding sequence ATGAACAAAATTCACATATTATTATTTTGCCTAATATCGATTACTTCAACTGCACAAACCGAAAATAAGTCTAAAATTCTAGAGATTGTAGGAAGTGCAGAAATATCAGTAGCTCCAGATATCGGAATCTTAAATATTAATGTTAGTGAAATCGATTTACAATTTGATAAATCTATAAACAGACTAAATAATAAGTCTAAAGAAATTAGCAACGATCTCAAAGGATTAGGATTTGAAGATTCAGCTATAAGAACTAAAAATTTTGATGTCCGTAAAAATACATTCTATAGAAATAATAAAAATATAGATAGCGGTTATATAGCCAAACAAGTAATTCAGTTGAAGTTTAAAAATGATGAAAAGAATATTGGTAAAATTTTAAAACAATTCTCAAAAAGTAACTCAGAATTTGATTTAAACTTCGATTTCCAGTTATCTGATTCTTTAAAAGATAATATTCAAAAGAAAATTATAAAGTTAGCCACAGAAGACGCTTTCAATAAAGCAAAATTAATAAGTTCAACCGCAAAAATTATCTTGACAGAAATAAAGGAAATAAATTATGGAAGAAATTTTGATGGAGAAATGTTATTGTTGAGAAAAAATAATTCTCTTGGTTACTCCACAAAAAGAGAAAGTTCACTTTTAGAGGGGTTTACTCCAACGGAAATTACATATTCAGATAAAATAAGAGTTATTTGGAATATAAAATAA
- a CDS encoding winged helix-turn-helix transcriptional regulator codes for MEAKEPKKLKFKGSEYPCCASLTMGIIGGKWKTVILYHLINKTLRYNELRKEMPTVTERTLSLQLKALEEDGLIKRKVYTSKPPLKVEYSLTDFGGTLIPLIQSIADWGDFVAVNYSD; via the coding sequence ATGGAAGCAAAAGAGCCTAAAAAATTGAAGTTTAAAGGTAGTGAGTACCCTTGTTGTGCAAGCCTGACCATGGGAATTATTGGTGGCAAATGGAAAACGGTAATTTTATATCATTTAATTAATAAAACGCTTCGATATAATGAGTTAAGAAAAGAAATGCCTACTGTTACCGAAAGAACTTTAAGCTTGCAATTAAAGGCACTGGAGGAAGACGGATTGATTAAACGCAAGGTCTATACTTCAAAGCCACCTCTAAAAGTAGAATATTCCTTAACAGACTTTGGTGGAACCTTAATTCCTTTGATTCAATCTATTGCCGATTGGGGGGATTTTGTGGCTGTAAATTATTCTGACTGA
- a CDS encoding IS110 family transposase, which translates to MDKIKHFYGVDISKSFFDVVDQDGKHDQFSNDVKGFKSFLKAIKKDSLVVMEATGYYHYRLAQHLYEKDITVSVVNPLSVKRFIQMKLSKIKTDKSDAKAICEYAQANEVPLYTARNAVQAECLQLLSLQDLYLKQRTAVKNKIHGEKTLGTPSKTISRSLNRMLKQLEKELAKIETKLETLVKETQQDQLEQLTSIPGMGKKTAMLLIVLTDGFTGFENARQLCCYAGITPTIRQSGTSVRGRSRISKVGNRKLRNLLFMCSFTACKTNKACRELYERIVEKGKSKKLALIAVCNKLLKQAFAIAKSRTYYQENYMSKLA; encoded by the coding sequence ATGGATAAAATTAAACATTTTTACGGAGTAGACATTAGTAAATCTTTCTTTGATGTAGTTGATCAGGACGGAAAGCATGATCAATTTTCAAATGATGTAAAAGGCTTTAAAAGCTTCCTAAAAGCTATTAAAAAAGATAGCTTGGTAGTTATGGAAGCAACCGGTTATTACCATTACAGGCTAGCTCAACATCTCTATGAGAAAGATATCACAGTATCGGTTGTGAATCCACTTTCGGTAAAGCGTTTTATTCAAATGAAGCTCTCTAAGATCAAGACTGATAAGAGCGATGCGAAAGCAATATGTGAGTATGCCCAGGCGAATGAAGTTCCATTATATACAGCAAGAAATGCAGTTCAGGCCGAATGCTTGCAACTCTTGAGTCTACAGGATCTTTACCTGAAACAGCGTACTGCCGTCAAGAATAAAATACATGGAGAGAAAACTTTGGGAACCCCTTCGAAAACAATCAGTCGTTCTTTAAATCGAATGTTGAAGCAGTTAGAGAAAGAATTAGCAAAGATTGAAACCAAGCTGGAGACCTTAGTAAAAGAAACGCAGCAAGATCAATTGGAGCAACTAACTAGCATTCCAGGCATGGGGAAGAAGACCGCGATGCTATTGATTGTACTTACAGATGGATTTACTGGTTTTGAGAACGCCAGACAACTTTGTTGTTATGCCGGAATCACTCCAACCATCAGACAGTCTGGAACCAGTGTTAGAGGTAGAAGCAGAATTAGCAAGGTTGGAAACCGAAAACTGCGTAATTTATTGTTCATGTGTAGCTTTACAGCCTGCAAGACTAATAAGGCATGCAGGGAATTATATGAGCGAATAGTAGAGAAAGGGAAGAGTAAGAAACTGGCACTGATTGCTGTGTGTAATAAGCTCCTAAAACAAGCATTTGCAATTGCTAAATCAAGAACCTATTACCAGGAAAATTATATGTCGAAATTAGCTTAA
- a CDS encoding carboxypeptidase-like regulatory domain-containing protein, producing MKTAISLLIILISSLGFSQNDKSDTITIKGIIFSEVDGKPLGNAYINYTSKYKYSMTNENGKFEYKYLKKKKDLNEKIEISALGYEKYDTIIDLNKDDIIDLFVVLKTRFGLNRQKALEDINQGEINILLSGGIAPVIYKGDKKFTKKYQVNFIEYGCEAISERSLIEYNQTVFEYLDKKFGEKWRKEIRDDVSGL from the coding sequence ATGAAAACAGCGATTTCACTTCTAATAATATTAATTTCGAGTCTCGGATTTTCACAAAATGATAAATCAGATACAATTACTATAAAAGGAATTATTTTTTCAGAAGTTGATGGAAAACCACTTGGAAACGCTTATATAAATTATACTTCAAAATATAAATATTCAATGACCAACGAAAATGGAAAATTTGAATATAAATACTTAAAAAAGAAAAAGGATTTAAACGAAAAAATAGAAATAAGTGCGCTCGGATATGAAAAATATGATACAATTATTGACTTAAATAAAGATGACATAATCGACCTATTCGTTGTACTCAAAACAAGATTCGGATTAAACAGACAAAAAGCTTTAGAAGATATAAATCAAGGCGAAATAAATATTTTACTATCTGGAGGAATTGCTCCTGTTATTTATAAAGGAGACAAAAAATTTACAAAAAAATACCAAGTCAATTTTATAGAATATGGATGTGAAGCTATCTCTGAAAGAAGTTTAATTGAATACAACCAAACAGTATTTGAATATCTTGACAAGAAATTTGGCGAAAAATGGCGAAAAGAAATTAGAGATGATGTTTCAGGATTATAA
- a CDS encoding GAF domain-containing sensor histidine kinase yields the protein MNNNLSIDLQEDVQNISQISSIPSMLNVICRTTGMRFAAVARVTDKKWVTCLSQDEIDFGLKPGDELELQTTICNEIRQHTEPVVIDNVPENKKYCNHHTPAKYGFKSYISFPIFRKDGSFFGTLCAIDPEPAKLENQQTYELFQLYTELISFHLETIEELKNTNQTLLEEKKNAKLRETFIAILGHDLRNPLTTTRLCSDILLKMEIDDNAKKYVGTIKSTSLRMQELIDNVLDFAKGELGEGISLVFTEDNDKLKKELKQIIKETETTDLSHKIVSSIDLDHPVKCDSNRIGQLFSNLLSNAVKHGHDSTPIYINSTTTKEQFILEVINSSDTIPSDILNDIFKPFTSISSVNNVNGLGLGLYIASEIAKAHNGKIDVISDNNKTTFKFRMPI from the coding sequence ATGAACAACAATTTAAGTATTGATCTTCAGGAAGATGTACAAAACATTTCTCAAATTTCTTCCATTCCTTCAATGCTGAATGTAATTTGTCGCACTACCGGAATGAGATTCGCAGCCGTTGCAAGGGTTACAGACAAAAAATGGGTGACATGTTTATCTCAGGATGAAATCGATTTCGGACTTAAACCGGGAGATGAATTAGAATTACAAACAACTATTTGTAATGAAATTCGGCAACATACAGAGCCTGTCGTCATTGACAATGTTCCAGAAAATAAGAAATATTGTAATCACCATACGCCAGCAAAATACGGGTTTAAAAGCTATATTTCTTTTCCTATTTTCCGTAAAGATGGAAGCTTCTTCGGTACTTTATGTGCAATAGACCCAGAGCCTGCAAAACTGGAAAATCAACAAACCTATGAATTATTCCAGCTTTATACAGAATTAATATCTTTTCATTTAGAAACTATTGAGGAATTAAAGAATACAAATCAAACTCTTCTAGAAGAGAAAAAGAATGCAAAACTGAGGGAAACCTTCATTGCTATTCTTGGTCACGATCTTCGAAATCCATTAACCACTACAAGATTATGTTCAGACATTCTTTTGAAAATGGAAATAGATGATAATGCTAAAAAATATGTTGGCACCATAAAATCAACATCTTTAAGAATGCAAGAGTTAATTGATAATGTCTTAGATTTTGCCAAAGGTGAATTAGGAGAAGGCATTTCTCTGGTTTTCACAGAAGATAATGACAAACTGAAAAAAGAACTGAAGCAGATAATTAAAGAAACTGAAACAACAGATTTATCTCATAAAATAGTTTCTTCAATAGATTTAGATCATCCAGTTAAATGCGATAGTAATAGAATAGGGCAATTGTTTTCGAATTTGCTTAGCAATGCGGTTAAACATGGACACGATTCCACACCAATTTATATTAATTCTACTACAACCAAAGAGCAGTTCATTCTAGAAGTGATTAATTCTTCAGATACTATTCCATCGGATATTTTGAATGATATTTTTAAGCCATTTACATCAATTAGTTCCGTAAATAATGTAAATGGACTTGGTTTAGGTTTGTATATAGCTTCAGAAATCGCTAAAGCACACAATGGTAAGATAGATGTTATTTCAGATAATAATAAAACTACTTTTAAATTTAGGATGCCTATATAA
- a CDS encoding zinc-dependent alcohol dehydrogenase family protein encodes MKAMLLKKYGENSKFEPGQVEKPSLDENQVLIKISASSVNTVDTMIKNMGEDLPFSPEPPAILGMDFAGTVESVGKNVSNFSIGDEVYGCAGGLGDLQGTLAEYIAADSRLIAHKPKNITMREAAAIPLVGITAYEGLTRANVQKGNSVLVHGGAGGVGHLAVQLARHFGAKVSATGSGEKQMKIIQGYGATSIDYTTEDVESYVKKHTDGNGFDVVFDTVGGENLKNSFEAAALNAQISTTVSLLELDLSPVHFKGLTLHVVFMLIPMIHNFKRENHGKILSELTKIIEAGAVKPLLDEQKFSMEEVGEAYAHLTSGKATGKVVVEN; translated from the coding sequence ATGAAAGCAATGTTATTGAAAAAGTATGGGGAAAATTCAAAATTTGAACCAGGACAGGTTGAAAAACCATCTTTAGATGAGAATCAGGTTTTAATTAAAATTTCAGCATCCAGTGTTAACACTGTAGATACAATGATAAAAAATATGGGAGAAGATCTTCCCTTTTCACCTGAACCTCCGGCTATTCTGGGAATGGACTTTGCCGGTACTGTTGAGTCAGTTGGCAAAAATGTATCCAACTTTTCTATTGGAGATGAAGTTTATGGGTGTGCAGGTGGTCTGGGAGATTTACAGGGAACTTTAGCTGAATATATTGCGGCTGACAGCAGATTGATTGCTCATAAACCTAAGAATATTACAATGCGTGAAGCAGCCGCCATACCTTTAGTAGGTATTACAGCTTACGAAGGTCTAACTCGTGCAAATGTTCAAAAAGGAAATAGTGTATTGGTGCATGGCGGTGCTGGAGGTGTTGGTCACTTAGCAGTTCAATTAGCCAGACATTTTGGAGCAAAAGTTTCAGCAACAGGTAGTGGCGAAAAGCAGATGAAAATTATTCAGGGCTATGGTGCGACCTCCATTGATTATACCACAGAAGATGTTGAATCCTACGTGAAAAAACATACAGATGGAAATGGTTTTGATGTTGTGTTTGATACTGTTGGCGGTGAAAACCTGAAAAATTCATTCGAAGCAGCGGCCTTGAACGCACAAATTTCTACAACAGTTTCATTACTGGAACTTGATCTATCACCGGTTCATTTTAAAGGTTTAACGCTTCATGTGGTGTTTATGCTCATTCCAATGATACATAATTTTAAAAGAGAGAATCACGGTAAAATCTTAAGCGAATTGACTAAAATCATAGAAGCTGGAGCAGTAAAGCCTTTACTTGATGAACAAAAATTTTCAATGGAAGAGGTTGGAGAAGCTTACGCACATCTTACAAGCGGAAAAGCTACAGGAAAAGTGGTGGTGGAAAACTAA